Proteins encoded in a region of the Candidatus Alcyoniella australis genome:
- a CDS encoding polysaccharide biosynthesis tyrosine autokinase: MNRGMPYPTAHSGRSEAASLADYLRIIYRRRLIAALTFAVVFIGTAIWTILATPLYEASSTVQVLEEGGQDTLLSDLAKLGKGSPVADEMEIIRSRTVAEGVVGELQLDRRIIGNGDAYAQLVELNVPPEQMGRPYELRFVDENGAFEISDPDGGTMGTARSEELFKTPILTLRIDNVRAKRGDLLSIVQVPFEQAVWEVQDNTRVRQVGEKTNIIGVSYTSRDPLLAARVVNALVTIYRRQNIEQRSAEASQTLSFIQASLQVVQEQLDSSEDELQRFKSENGVMLLSSEAEALIEQLARFEAQLYEVRMRATEVQQVLDHLLAGRAEQALTMLPAVQREDVVLSTHGIELAELVKQRRGLLSVLTENHPEVRAVQAQIEQVQDNIEQVLLSSRATLLGRAQSLQGVVDDYLAQLGQLPSTERDLASLARTRQVNEGIYTLLLQKREEARIAKAATVGNIRVIDSAIVPKVPVRPKVKLNLLMGLIVGLLAALGAAFLLEFVDDSIRTVEEVERLTGKPSYGTIPRIADSRRGAEAPPGISPQLVTRLNPKSPASEAFRSLRTNLQFGDPDHKLHTLLVTSAGPGEGKSTISANLAVTIAAAGRRVLLIDADLRKPSINRIFQIEREPGLTNVLTGQNAWRDVVRSTQIEGLDVLASGPIPPNPTEIMYSKAMRGLLDELRQEYEMLIFDSPPVIAVTDAAILGAMLDATLLVVELGRARADAVQRAISLLANVDANLLGVVSNNISMAGGGHYGYYYYYQDDEGSVKRKRSRRARSKRP; this comes from the coding sequence TTGAATCGCGGCATGCCCTACCCCACGGCTCATAGCGGGCGCAGCGAGGCCGCAAGCCTGGCCGACTACCTGCGGATCATCTATCGCCGACGGCTGATCGCCGCGCTGACCTTTGCCGTGGTTTTCATCGGGACCGCAATTTGGACGATTCTCGCCACTCCGCTGTACGAGGCGTCGAGCACTGTACAGGTCCTTGAGGAGGGCGGACAGGATACGCTGCTCTCCGACCTGGCCAAGCTCGGTAAGGGCAGCCCGGTGGCGGACGAAATGGAGATCATCCGCAGCCGCACCGTGGCCGAGGGGGTCGTGGGCGAGCTGCAGCTGGACCGGCGGATCATCGGCAACGGCGACGCCTACGCCCAGCTGGTCGAGCTCAACGTGCCGCCCGAGCAAATGGGACGTCCCTACGAGCTGCGCTTTGTCGACGAGAACGGCGCCTTCGAGATCAGCGATCCGGACGGCGGGACGATGGGCACGGCCCGGTCCGAAGAACTGTTCAAGACGCCGATACTGACGCTGCGGATCGACAATGTGCGCGCCAAGCGGGGCGACCTGCTCTCGATCGTTCAGGTCCCGTTCGAGCAGGCGGTGTGGGAGGTCCAGGACAACACCCGCGTGCGGCAGGTCGGCGAGAAGACCAACATCATCGGCGTAAGCTACACCAGCCGCGATCCGTTGTTGGCCGCGCGGGTCGTCAACGCCTTGGTGACGATCTACCGTCGGCAGAACATCGAGCAGAGGTCGGCCGAGGCCAGCCAGACGCTGAGCTTTATCCAGGCCTCGCTGCAAGTGGTTCAGGAGCAACTGGACAGCAGCGAGGACGAGCTGCAGCGCTTCAAGTCCGAGAACGGCGTGATGCTGCTCTCCTCCGAGGCCGAGGCGTTGATCGAGCAGCTGGCGCGCTTCGAGGCCCAACTCTACGAAGTACGGATGCGCGCGACGGAGGTGCAGCAGGTGCTTGACCACCTGCTCGCCGGCCGGGCCGAGCAGGCGCTGACCATGCTGCCGGCGGTCCAGCGCGAGGACGTGGTGCTCTCGACCCACGGGATCGAGCTGGCCGAGCTGGTCAAGCAACGCCGCGGCCTGCTGTCGGTTCTGACCGAGAACCACCCCGAGGTGCGCGCGGTCCAGGCGCAGATCGAACAAGTCCAGGACAACATCGAGCAGGTGTTGCTCTCTAGCCGTGCCACGCTGTTGGGCCGCGCCCAGAGCCTGCAGGGGGTGGTCGACGACTATTTGGCGCAGCTGGGGCAATTGCCCAGCACCGAGCGCGATCTGGCGTCGCTGGCGCGCACCAGGCAGGTCAACGAAGGGATCTACACCCTGCTGCTGCAGAAGCGCGAGGAGGCGCGGATCGCCAAGGCGGCCACAGTGGGCAATATCCGCGTGATCGACAGCGCCATCGTACCCAAGGTGCCGGTGCGGCCCAAGGTCAAGCTCAACCTACTGATGGGCCTGATCGTCGGGCTGCTGGCGGCCCTGGGCGCGGCGTTCCTGCTCGAGTTCGTCGACGACTCGATCCGTACCGTCGAGGAGGTCGAGCGGCTGACCGGCAAGCCCAGCTACGGCACGATTCCGCGCATCGCCGATTCGCGTCGCGGAGCAGAGGCTCCGCCGGGCATCTCGCCGCAATTGGTGACCAGGCTCAACCCCAAGAGTCCGGCCAGCGAGGCCTTCCGCTCGCTGCGCACCAACCTGCAGTTCGGCGACCCGGACCACAAGCTGCACACATTGCTGGTCACCAGCGCCGGACCCGGCGAGGGTAAAAGCACGATCTCGGCCAACCTGGCGGTGACGATAGCCGCGGCCGGACGGCGCGTGTTGCTGATCGACGCCGACCTGCGCAAGCCGAGCATCAACCGCATTTTCCAGATCGAGCGCGAGCCTGGATTGACCAACGTGCTCACCGGCCAGAACGCATGGCGCGATGTGGTCCGCTCCACGCAGATCGAGGGGCTGGACGTGCTCGCCTCCGGTCCGATTCCGCCCAATCCCACGGAGATCATGTACAGCAAGGCGATGCGCGGCCTGCTAGACGAGCTGCGCCAGGAATACGAGATGTTGATTTTCGACTCGCCGCCGGTGATCGCCGTGACCGATGCCGCGATTTTGGGGGCGATGCTCGACGCCACACTGCTGGTGGTTGAGCTGGGCCGGGCCCGGGCCGATGCGGTGCAGCGGGCGATCAGCCTGTTGGCAAACGTCGACGCCAACCTGCTGGGTGTGGTGAGCAACAACATCAGCATGGCCGGCGGCGGGCACTACGGCTACTATTACTATTACCAAGACGACGAGGGGTCCGTGAAGCGCAAGCGCAGCCGCAGGGCCCGCAGCAAGCGACCCTGA
- a CDS encoding glycosyltransferase family 4 protein, with protein sequence MSQATCLYSIAAHLNGGGIGRIAKYAALGLFRAGLLGELACQGVQRGILPDELVQRRPFRLPRRLVRPLSDQSYYYLKNLDFDRWQRRMVDNDHPLYHGWTAQAPRSLELAQRAGKRTILTRGSTHILSQARLIAEAGLEVGVKREPIMPAVVARCLDEYRIADLIVVPSEFVKRSFEENGHSRDNLIVVPFGVDPLVDWPHPEFNVRPSGPYRLLFVGQVSLRKGVVPLLKAIKILHQRGSDLILNMAGVVDAQARQIIDRLDFPRDKVVFLDFVPHPAGYMSVADAFVFPTYEEGSALVTYEAMAAGAPMITTANAGSIARHEQEALLVPPGDAQAIADAVQRLMDDPQLATQLGQAARARVAPYSWDLYGARIALVHRLAAQGLDRAEIQRQIDDMV encoded by the coding sequence TTGTCCCAAGCCACCTGCCTCTACAGCATCGCCGCGCACCTCAACGGCGGAGGCATCGGGCGCATTGCCAAGTACGCGGCCCTGGGGCTTTTCCGGGCGGGCCTACTCGGCGAGTTGGCGTGCCAAGGGGTGCAACGGGGAATCCTGCCCGACGAGCTGGTGCAGCGCCGCCCGTTTCGTCTGCCGCGCCGCCTGGTGCGGCCGCTGTCGGACCAGAGTTACTACTATCTGAAGAACCTCGATTTCGACCGCTGGCAGCGCAGGATGGTCGACAACGACCACCCGCTGTACCACGGCTGGACCGCCCAGGCCCCACGCTCGCTGGAACTGGCGCAACGCGCTGGCAAGCGCACAATCCTAACCCGTGGATCCACGCACATTCTCAGCCAGGCGCGGCTGATCGCCGAGGCCGGCCTCGAGGTCGGCGTGAAGCGCGAGCCGATCATGCCCGCGGTGGTGGCGCGCTGCCTCGATGAGTACCGGATCGCCGACCTGATCGTGGTGCCCAGCGAGTTCGTCAAACGCAGTTTCGAGGAAAACGGCCACTCGCGGGACAACCTGATCGTGGTCCCGTTCGGCGTGGACCCGCTGGTCGATTGGCCGCACCCCGAGTTCAACGTCAGGCCGTCCGGACCGTATCGGCTGCTGTTTGTCGGCCAGGTCAGCCTACGCAAGGGCGTGGTGCCGCTGCTCAAAGCGATCAAAATTTTGCACCAGCGCGGAAGCGATCTGATCCTGAACATGGCCGGCGTCGTTGACGCTCAGGCCAGGCAGATCATCGATCGGCTGGACTTTCCCCGCGACAAGGTGGTCTTCCTCGACTTCGTGCCCCACCCCGCGGGCTATATGTCGGTTGCCGACGCCTTTGTCTTTCCGACCTATGAGGAGGGTTCGGCCTTGGTGACCTACGAGGCGATGGCTGCGGGCGCGCCGATGATCACCACGGCCAACGCCGGGTCGATCGCCCGCCACGAGCAGGAGGCGCTGCTGGTGCCGCCCGGAGACGCGCAGGCGATTGCCGATGCCGTGCAACGCTTGATGGACGATCCGCAGCTGGCAACGCAACTGGGACAAGCTGCCAGAGCGCGAGTGGCCCCCTATTCCTGGGACCTGTACGGCGCGCGCATCGCCCTGGTCCATCGGCTGGCTGCACAGGGGCTGGATCGGGCGGAAATACAGCGGCAAATAGATGACATGGTATAA
- a CDS encoding gamma carbonic anhydrase family protein produces MIVDFKGITPQIDPSAWIAHSALVLGDVCIGAQSSVWYNSVVRGDVNRIRIGARSNIQDLSMVHVTRDLADLCIGDEVTIGHRVIVHGCKIGDRVMVGMGAVILDNAQIESDVIIGAGSLVLQGQQIPAGVLAVGHPAKVVRELTERDLQWLRLSAAHYVETSAEHAEIALPKS; encoded by the coding sequence ATGATCGTTGATTTCAAGGGAATCACGCCGCAGATCGATCCCTCGGCCTGGATCGCGCACAGCGCTCTGGTGCTCGGCGACGTGTGCATCGGCGCGCAGTCCAGTGTCTGGTACAACTCCGTGGTGCGCGGCGACGTCAACCGCATCCGTATCGGCGCACGCAGCAATATCCAGGATTTGAGCATGGTGCACGTCACGCGCGACCTGGCCGACCTGTGCATCGGCGACGAGGTGACGATCGGGCATCGCGTGATCGTCCATGGCTGCAAGATCGGGGACCGGGTGATGGTCGGCATGGGAGCGGTGATCCTGGACAACGCGCAGATCGAATCGGACGTGATCATCGGCGCCGGATCGCTGGTGCTTCAGGGGCAGCAGATTCCCGCTGGTGTGCTGGCAGTGGGCCATCCGGCCAAAGTGGTGCGCGAACTCACTGAGCGCGACCTGCAATGGCTTAGGCTCTCCGCAGCTCACTACGTCGAGACCTCAGCGGAACACGCTGAAATCGCGCTTCCTAAATCTTGA
- a CDS encoding HAD-IA family hydrolase: MKPTLLFDLDGTLVDSRMDIAQAINHAIELYGGIKAPIESVLPYIGTTLEATFQGLMHEPSPETIEACTDEYKSYYFDHCDVYSKPFAGVKQTLTQLRGHRMAVVTTKRSYMAQQLLQKMDLAEHFELILGTDPDILPKPDPALILRACDLLECEPRRSVLIGDTEYDIRAAHAAGCKVIAALYGFGDPQQLEQLDPDAVAQSFDQISGLIRRLFSDQP; this comes from the coding sequence ATGAAACCTACCCTGTTATTCGACCTCGACGGCACTTTGGTTGACTCGCGAATGGACATCGCCCAGGCGATCAATCACGCGATCGAGCTCTACGGCGGCATCAAGGCACCCATCGAGTCGGTTCTGCCCTACATCGGCACGACCCTCGAGGCGACGTTCCAGGGGCTGATGCACGAGCCCTCGCCCGAGACGATCGAGGCCTGTACCGACGAGTATAAGAGCTACTACTTTGACCACTGCGACGTCTACTCCAAGCCGTTTGCCGGGGTGAAGCAAACTCTGACGCAGCTACGCGGACATCGGATGGCAGTGGTCACCACCAAGCGCTCGTACATGGCTCAGCAGCTTTTACAGAAGATGGACCTGGCCGAGCACTTCGAGCTGATCCTCGGCACGGATCCCGACATTTTACCCAAGCCCGATCCGGCGTTGATCCTGCGGGCCTGCGATCTGCTGGAGTGCGAGCCGCGCCGCAGCGTGCTGATCGGCGACACGGAGTACGACATCCGAGCGGCCCACGCGGCAGGTTGCAAGGTGATCGCCGCACTCTACGGATTCGGCGATCCACAGCAGCTTGAACAGCTGGACCCCGATGCCGTGGCCCAAAGTTTTGACCAGATTTCCGGCCTGATCCGACGGCTGTTCAGCGACCAACCCTGA